ATAATCACTCATAACCCTACTACACATGTTAATCATCATATGCCAAATGaggaaataaaattaagttttggtgGAGTGAAGCCTATTATGACACCTGTTGCCTTTCATGGAGAGAATATCGtttctttcaacaacaacaatgttCAAGACTCTAGAAACTCATCTGCTGATGACAGAGATCCTTTACCTGAAAAGGAATCTAACCAAAGCCAATCAACTGCTTGATGATGCAACATATTCACTGTGAATTATTTGGTGTTCTGCAGAATCAACCTCATTTAGGCACACTCATGCTGTCAAAATTTAACTTACCAAGGAGAGAGAGTGTCAAAAGTTGCAATCTTTAGTGGTAGGTGTTAGTTGGGAAATGTGTTTGTTAGTTATCCATGTGGTTGTTTTTTCCTCTGATGTATCTCTAGTGTTGTTTACTGATTATTGTAGTAATTAGATGATGTAGGATACATGTTGTGCTATTATTTTTGTCCTTGTTTACATTTTATATATGgatatgttataattattaagtGTGAGTGGATGTGATGTGAACTGgaacttcaaaaaatttattctgTTGTGAAAGAAGAATTTGCATATCAGCTTCTTAGCTTTGCTTACCTTCTCTTGTTGGTTAAGGTCACTTTGTCTTATTTGTTGACTCAAGAAAAGGTCACTTTGCCTTGTTATAAATTGCTACTCCTTATAAACTcaaatataagaagaaaaaaagttagtCACAGTTGTTAAactgaaatataagcaaaaattaattaattttatctcaTTTAGTGTTATTATTAGGAAAATATTCTTTAATGTAATAAgttaacatataaaaataaaggataattgagaaaatataattttttttactacacCACAAAAATCAGTTAACTACTATTTTGAACTGTTTTCTTTTAACAAAAGCAGGATTAAGTCATTAGAGTCGAGAATATCAATGAAAAATCTAGGAATTCGTTAAACCTGTGGCCACACGAACTAAAGAATGAAAAACCCCACTTGTTAGACTCCAAATCAGTTCAAACATGAGACCTTGTGAAAGAGGAAAAAAAGCAGATGTCTACTCTTTGAAAATATAACATCGAAATTAGAGTGTAAAAAAAGAGGACATTGAAACTAGGAACATCAGTATAAGTAATATTGTGttgtgtgttttatttttaaattattcttattttctttgtatttaTGATAATGAGTAGTTTGGTAAAATAACCATTCTCTTTTATTCATTGAAATTGTCAACTGCAACattattttgagataaataaaatataatttatcattCGTTTAAATGATTTCTTCTCCTATTCTCAATGCTCTCTGAATTGACCAATTtagatgtaactttttttttattatcaaaatacatatttaaatatgttaattgaAGCGTTTATAAGAACGAAAGGCCAAAGATGCCACACTAAAAGTCCAAGTCAAAGTGTATTAGCCATCCGAAATCCATTTTGAAGTTGCTAGTAATCCATATGCCCCTTCTATTGAGCAAGCACAAGGCAGCCTTATCATCATCCATAATAGAAATATCAATGCCAACATGATCGGTCTCTTGGAAAACAATGAATCAACAAGTTTGAAGGTTTCAAATgataaaaagtttaattttttatttattatcagtGTAAAGTCAGTAcatcaaaactaatttttagaaataattataacaaaaattaacagCGTAAAAATTCTTAATTCGACGGCGTAtaaaattatgttatatatattattgtattggTGAACTAGATACTCCTTtttcacatttaaaaattaaacctactagttctttttttaaatttataatcatattaattttagaGGTCTGTATTATGAATTTCAATGAAAAAGAAGTAGATGCCTTAAACACACTCTGATATTTTCCAAGCGAACCACAACAGAAGCCTATGCCAACATGAGAAACATATAACATATTATTTGATTCCAGTCATGTGATAATCCTATCACAAAATATATGGCTTTCCAATGTAATCCTATCTCTAATTAATACACACCACCAGaaatttgttttcaattaattaattcagCCAAATAGAAATTGATTCATATGAcaagtattaaatatttttgaaataaaacttttttaccTTGCCTTATAGTGGATGTAGCTTCAATGGGGACAGTGAAACCATTTAAAATATCACCAACAACTCTCACTCATAGAGCTTTGTTCTCAATCTCATGTTGGAACATTCCTTCATCATTGTCCTTTTATTCATATGCTGTTTCTTTTACCCTCTCAACAACCTGCAGGGCTAAGTCTTGCATACAGGCCAACCACCTCTCCAAAACACTAGGTAATTAAAGTACTCcaaaattcatttattcatgTTATCATGGTTACATTACAtgcatattaatatatgtatatatgttacTATTCTTCATAGAAGCCATTCATGAGAGaaacatagaaaaatataatgtggaaattgtattgataatgaaaatgattGATTCATGAAGAGTTACAATAAGACTAATATATTGTCAATGAGTTCAGCTAACAAGTGTAACTAACTTGTTTATCTAATAGTGTATGTCTGATGTATGACAAAATGTcacattgaaaattttaaagtaataacttggtaattttttattttatttttataattaacttGGTAATATTACTTACGCCAATATGTTCCATTGCACTTAGCAGTCTTTTGTTATTACCCTTTCTTTATGAGTAAATTACATTGTAACTCAACTAACATATAGtgtatacacacacacacaaacagAAGAAGAAGCAATGGAGAGTAGTACATCACACCTGATACGATTCCCTTTGTTGAAGATAGATACTGATACTACCGATTACAAAGCATGCACCATTCCTTGGAGATTACCTTCTGATGATCCAAGTATCCCCACTCCCACTGAGTTATCTTGGATTAATCTCCTATACAGTGGTATCCCCTCCTTCAAGTATGTTCTCTCTTCATTGTATTTTTATCTAAACAAAATTGGGGCATGTGGTTCAGCattctattatttatatcaatGTTTCTTcgtttatatcaatttttagcTTTGATTTGGTACAGGAAGCGTGCTGAGACTGATACTTCTGTTCCTGATGCTGCAAATAAAGCTGAAATTTTTGCTCAAAGGTTAGGTGCTCTCTTATTACTTcattcttctttttttgttcACTTTGAGAGGTTTTTTTCATCAGAGACTTAAGATTTTTTTAccttattttagttattaacAGCTTCAGTATACTTTTTTAGAAATTATTAGGAAGACATATGTTTCTTATGAATATCAGGCTTGTACTTTCGTTATCCTAAGTATGTTCAAATTGTTGTTAATTGCAATATTGCATCTTCTGTTGGTTCATTTCCTTCAAAAAGGTATGCTAAAATacttgaagatttgaagaaagaTCCTGCAAGTCAAGGCTACCCTCTTGATATCCTTGTATGTTCTCTACCTAAAGTTATTATATATGCAAAGGAGAagaataataaaacataaaatgtttTCGTAGATGCCTGATTTCCCCCTTCTGTGCATTTCTTCATTTCTCATTATTTTTGAGGTGCTGGTTCTAGCTTCTATGCAGACTTCGTGAGCAAGTCCTTAGAGAACTTGGATTCAGAGATATCTTCAAGAAAGTCAAGGTAAGTTTAAGCGAACAATCTGTGGTGCTATGTGTTAAATGCTAATACTATTAAGCTCAAATGTGGAAGAATAGCAAGTGTATATTATCTGATTATAAGGGTTGAAATAATCTAACATCTTACATCAAGAATATAGAGAAATTTTATCGCATTCTTTTCATTAATTTTGTTGGCCAAAGTTGAACAAATTTAACACTACTACTTTTAAATGTCATTCACAGTGCTGACAATCGTGGATCACTGAAAAAAGCGGTTTATTCAAATTCCGTTACGCAACAGTGCTGTAGCGTCGCTATAGCAGTTATTTGTTGTAACTCTGATATGCTATATTGCTATAGCCTGTATTTATATGAGGGAGGTGGAGGGTTATCATGACTGTCAATAAATCTCGTAGtcttattttttgtaattcCTCTGTGATTGAATGCAACAGGATGAAGAAAATGCAAAGGCCATCACCCTATTTGAGAATGTTGTTCAGCTTAATGATGCCATCAAAGATGAAGGCAAGCGCCTTGAAAATTTAGTTAGAGGAATTTTTGCAGGGAACATATTTGATCTTGGTTCTCCCCAAGTAGGTTGATTTTTTACACCTAATTTTGGTTACTTCTGGCGTAATGATAACAATTGATTAACGAAATGATAGTCTAGTCAGCTTTAGTTCCATGCAGTATGGAAGTATTATGTCTAATTATCTTTAATATGTTGAGCCTTTGTTACCTTCAATAGGCAATTGGTATTACTCTTGGCTAGTTGCTTATTAGTTTTATTCACTTATTCTCATTGTCTTACCCCAAAATGCTTTAATTTGAATACTAGAATGCAGTTCTTTATTACAATCATATGCCAAAGGTTGAAGGGTTATAAGTAGTTTTAGTTGATGGGTTACTTTTTTCTTCCATTGATTTCTTGAAGCTTGCTGAAGCTTTCTCTAGGGATGGAATGTCGTTTTCGGTTACTTGTGAAAATATTCTCCCTCGACCTTGGATTATTGATGACCTTGACACTTTCAAAATGAGATGGAGCAAGAAGTCCTGGAAGAAGGCAAGTGTCATATAGCTAAAGAAATATACAGTTCTTATGAGTTATGATGCATTTTCTGTCTTATGGCCTATTTTGTCCGAGTGACTGTCATAATCAATTTCTTTGTCATGGCAGGTTGTCATATTTGTTGATAACTCTGGTGCAGATATTATTTTGGGTATTTTGCCACTTGCAAGGGAGCTCCTTCAGCGTGGGAGTCAGGTTTGCATGCTTtaatttattctcttttaacAGTGTTTTCTGGTCTGGAAGTGTGAAACTTATTGCCATAACAAAGTTACATGTTCTTTTGTTGAAGTGTTTTATGTAGACATAGACAACAAGTGTCGAACCACATAAATTATGTGGTTTTTTTCCTCATATGATGTGTTTTACTTGTTTTGTGTGGGCAATTTTTGTGTTTTAGCAGTGGGAGAAGAAAATGAGGAGGATAATGGTAGCATTTAGAGGAACTATAGATTTTGTAAAGCTGTTTTAAGTACTTTAATATGATCCACTGAACTCTTATTTGTGGATGACATGATTCGTAGTCCATTTTAACCTTTGAAATAGAATTGCTTTTCTTGTGTAGTTCTTATGTTCTCCTCTTTCAACATATTTTACTAATGCTGTTTTGAATGCAGGTTGTTTTGGCTGCTAATGACTTACCTTCTATCAATGACGTGACTTACTCTGAGCTAATTGAAATTATATCAAAGGTAACACTGAATCATGTTAGTATTTGTTTTAAAACAAATGTCAAAGGTAACACAAATTAATTTCAACAAATGTTTGTTAACCATAGTTCTTTCCTAACTTTGTCATGTTGGTTGTCAGTTAAAGGACGAAGAAGGACGTCTCTTGGGTGTCAGTACTTCAAATCTTTTAATTGCCAACTCTGGAAATGATTTACCTGTAagatctaaataaaaaatattttgtttgttatatttgaaaaattctGGTTTTCTTTTTAGTTTATGGCCTTTATTGTGAAATCATTGACTTGCATGTTATTACATGATTGCgtgtttctttgttgttttgtaaaatgcgTTGAAGGTTATTGATCTTGCAAAGGTGTCACAAGAGCTTGCTTGCCTAGCCAGTGATGCGGATCTTGTCATTTTAGAAGGGATGGTATAAGTTCTTCCTTTAACAATGCATGATTCTCTTATATAGACAATGTAGGATCTCCTATATAGGCTCTGTTTGGATAAATAGCTTACTTAAGCGAGCTGATAGCATAAGAGTTTGTCATGTAAGtttatgtataagctatttctttacaaaagataaaataaagtcaaattgtttttatataagctataagttgtttttataaaCTACACTAGAGAGCTTATGATAATaagttgaaaacaacttatgtcAGTAGATAAGCTCAAATAAATCAATCCAAACAGTCATAGTTCATTGATTGGACAAGTTGTAACTAAGCTCTATTGCTGAGTTCTCACTGTCTTCAGTTCTTCCTCCAATGAGGCCTATACAGTTACTCACTAAACCTTGTCACACATTGGAGTGCCTAGTAAACTTTAAACATTGACAAAT
The genomic region above belongs to Cicer arietinum cultivar CDC Frontier isolate Library 1 chromosome 4, Cicar.CDCFrontier_v2.0, whole genome shotgun sequence and contains:
- the LOC101494363 gene encoding damage-control phosphatase At2g17340-like; its protein translation is MGTVKPFKISPTTLTHRALFSISCWNIPSSLSFYSYAVSFTLSTTCRAKSCIQANHLSKTLEEEAMESSTSHLIRFPLLKIDTDTTDYKACTIPWRLPSDDPSIPTPTELSWINLLYSGIPSFKKRAETDTSVPDAANKAEIFAQRYAKILEDLKKDPASQGYPLDILLLCRLREQVLRELGFRDIFKKVKDEENAKAITLFENVVQLNDAIKDEGKRLENLVRGIFAGNIFDLGSPQLAEAFSRDGMSFSVTCENILPRPWIIDDLDTFKMRWSKKSWKKVVIFVDNSGADIILGILPLARELLQRGSQVVLAANDLPSINDVTYSELIEIISKLKDEEGRLLGVSTSNLLIANSGNDLPVIDLAKVSQELACLASDADLVILEGMGRGIETNLDAHFKCDSIKIAMVKHPEVAEFLGSRMYDCVIKYNEV